The following are encoded together in the Anopheles nili chromosome 3, idAnoNiliSN_F5_01, whole genome shotgun sequence genome:
- the LOC128724506 gene encoding leucine-rich repeat-containing protein 59, protein MAKKQDEQEEKINVRDRLSDDLLDLSLMNIAKVPVHEIKPLRRATNLDLSSNRITTIESNFADLTQLTKLDLSKNRISTICDDFGLLVNLRCLDLYKNQITKLPLSFGRLKNLKYLDLKDNPLHPTFIKLIGTCSETTDCLLAAGRAVDFMKQVERRVLEDRAKDRKARADAQLLAEAQQQVEEKKAVPVETAGGEQKVEKTKRKRKQHPAGDGAIAGKGELTKTGRPAESIIEARFNLRSLAIATVLILLFVVFCTAYDWGKLLVLPFVVMLFKYVFKRTKSHTLDIKT, encoded by the exons ATGGCAAAGAAACAGGATGAGCAGGAAGAAAAGATCAACGTGCGGGATCGGCTTTCGGACGATCTGTTAGATCTGAGCCTCATGAACATTGCCAAAGTGCCCGTGCATGAGATT AAACCACTCCGACGTGCCACCAATCTCGATCTGTCCAGCAATCGTATAACGACGATCGAA AGCAATTTCGCGGATCTCACGCAACTGACAAAGCTAGATCTATCGAAGAATCGCATCAGCACGATCTGTGACGATTTCGGGCTGCTAGTGAACCTGCGCTGTTTGGATTTGTACAAGAACCAAATAACGAAACTACCGCTCTCGTTCGGTCGCCTAAAAAACCTCAAGTATCTCGATCTGAAGGACAACCCGTTGCACCCAACGTTCATCAAGCTTATTGGCACGTGTAGCGAAACGACCGACTGTCTGCTGGCAGCAGGCCGTGCGGTGGATTTTATGAAACAAGTCGAGCGGCGTGTCCTGGAGGATCGCGCGAAGGATCGAAAGGCACGTGCCGATGCCCAACTGCTAGCAGAAGCGCAGCAGCAggtggaggaaaagaaagcggTTCCAGTGGAGACGGCTGGTGGCGAGCAGAAGGTTGAAAAAACTAAGCGTAAACGAAAGCAGCATCCAGCTGGGGATGGTGCGATCGCTGGCAAGGGGGAGTTAACGAAAACCGGACGCCCCGCTGAAAGCATTATAGAAGCACGTTTTAATTTGCGTTCATTGGCGATTGCAACGGTTTTGATTTTACTATTCGTTGTTTTCTGTACGGCTTACGATTGGGGAAAACTGCTTGTTCTCCCGTTTGTTGTGATGCTATTTAAATACGTTTTTAAGCgaacaaaatcacacacactaGATATAAAAACTTAG
- the LOC128727643 gene encoding proton-coupled amino acid transporter-like protein pathetic translates to MVNEYTGPPPQEMETFLPQDGKNGATVYKFKTAKSDVEANGTAPFDPFKERKLEHPTTDGETLTHLLKASLGTGILAMPVAFSSAGLAGGILATVLTAFICTHCAYVLVKCGHTLYRRTHRTAMSFSEIAEVAFENGPAWGRRWGMPTSYCIRYGLFVTYFGTCAVYTVIIATNFQQVIEHYYGSPLNLRVLIALLLVPLILLSWVPNLKYLAPVSMVANVFMGVGLGITFYYLVTDMPAISERPLFLPVVKLPAFFAIVIFAMEAIGVVMPLENQMKTPQNFIGICGVLNQGMAGVTLIYILLGFLGYVKYGDAAAGSITLNLPTEEIPAQAVKILIALAVYCTFGLQFYVCLDIGWVAIKDKFTKRPRLVEYVMRTILVTAAVLLAVAVPTISPFIGLIGAFCFSILGLLIPILIEMVTYWDEGFGPGNWIVWKNVIVFLFGIVALVFGSKNAIMDILALYA, encoded by the exons ATGGTGAAC GAGTACACGGGACCACCGCCgcaggaaatggaaacattCCTGCCACAGGATGGCAAGAACGGAGCGACGGT GTATAAATTCAAAACGGCCAAGTCAGACGTCGAAGCAAACGGAACAGCACCGTTCGATCCGTTCAAGGAGCGAAAGCTGGAACACCCAACAAC CGATGGCGAAACGCTCACGCACTTACTGAAGGCGTCCCTGGGCACGGGCATCCTGGCCATGCCGGTCGCGTTCAGTTCCGCCGGTCTAGCAGGCGGCATCCTGGCCACCGTCCTAACCGCCTTCATCTGCACACACTGCGCGTACGTGTTGGTAAAGTGTGGCCACACGCTGTACCGCCGCACACACCGAACGGCGATGAGCTTTTCCGAGATCGCTGAGGTGGCGTTCGAGAACGGACCGGCCTGGGGCCGCCGGTGGGGCATGCCAACGTCCTACTGCATCCGGTACGGGCTGTTCGTGACGTACTTTGGCACGTGCGCCGTGTACACCGTCATCATCGCGACCAACTTCCAGCAGGTGATCGAGCATTACTACGGCAGCCCGTTGAATCTGCGCGTCCTGAttgcgctgctgctggtgccgcTGATCCTGCTGTCGTGGGTACCGAACCTGAAGTACCTCGCACCGGTTTCGATGGTCGCGAACGTGTTCATGGGCGTTGGGTTGGGCATTACGTTTTACTATCTCGTCACGGATATGCCGGCGATCAGCGAGCGGCCACTGTTCCTGCCCGTCGTGAAGCTGCCGGCGTTCTTTGCGATCGTGATCTTCGCGATGGAAGCGATCGGTGTGGTGATGCCGCTCGAGAACCAGATGAAAACGCCCCAGAACTTTATCGGGATTTGTGGTGTGCTGAACCAGGGTATGGCCGGTGTGACGCTGATTTACATCCTGCTCGGGTTCCTTGGTTACGTCAAGTACGGTGATGCTGCTGCGGGAAGCATCACGCTCAATCTGCCCACGGAAGAGAT CCCTGCTCAAGCCGTCAAGATCCTGATCGCGTTGGCCGTGTACTGCACGTTTGGTCTGCAATTCTACGTCTGTCTCGACATCGGTTGGGTTGCCATCAAGGACAAATTCACCAAGCGACCACGGTTGGTGGAGTACGTGATGCGCACCATCCTTGTGACTGCCGCCGTTCTGCTTGCCGTCGCCGTCCCAACCATTAGCCCGTTTATCGGTTTGATCGGTGCGTTCTGCTTCTCGATCCTTGGGCTGCTAATTCCGATCCTGATCGAGATGGTCACGTACTGGGATGAAGGTTTCGGTCCCGGCAACTGGATCGTGTGGAAGAACGTGATCGTGTTCCTGTTCGGTATCGTTGCGCTCGTGTTTGGCTCCAAGAACGCCATCATGGATATTTTGGCGCTGTACGCCTAG